Part of the Pseudomonas abietaniphila genome is shown below.
GGCCAGCGGCGCGGTATGCCGCAGCAGCACGGCGTTGGCCGAACCGCTGAACAACTCGACGTGCCCCAAGGCTTGTGGCTTGCTCAAACGCCTCAGCATTTCAGGTAACGCAGTCATGATCGGTTGCAAGGCCTGTACCAGCACCGGGCATTGGTCGATGGCGATGATGTCCTGACTGGACGCGGCACGAAATCCGACATCGAGGCGTTTGCCTCTGGCGTCCCAGCGAACGGCGACGCGGGCACGCCGACGGTAGGCGAACTCGTCTCCGGTCAGGGGCGCGGCCCACTCGTCGGGCTCGACACCGGCCACGCGGCTGTACTGCTCCGCGAGCATGCGCTGTTTCAGGGCAAGCTGTTCGTCGTGGGGCATCTGCTGCACGCTGCAACCGCCACAGCGGCCGAAGTGCGGGCACGGTGCCGGACGGCGCAAAGGGCTGGCGGTGAACACACGCTCGGTGCGCGCCTCGACCACTTTGCCGTGGGCGCCAAGCACACGGGCTTCCACCTCTTCGCCGGCCAGAGAGCCCGCCACGAACCAGGTGCGACCCTCGACAAAACCGATGCCGCGGCCGTCGTTGGACAGCCGCTCGATGGTCAGACGTTGTTTTTTACCGGTAGGAACCTGCGTTGTCCGGGTGCCACCGCTGGGCTGGAAACGCAGGCTTTTATCACGCTTGGCCATCAGTTGGGCGCATCGTAGACACCGGTCGACAGGTAACGGTCGCCACGGTCACAGATGATCGCGACCATGACCGCATTCTCGACTTCCCGGGACAGACGCAACATGCCAGCGACGGAACCGCCAGACGACACGCCACAGAAGATGCCTTCTTCACGGGCCAGACGCCGCATGACGTCTTCGGCTTCGCTCTGAGCCATGTCCATGATCCGGTCGACGCGCTCGGCCTGATAGATCTTCGGCAGGTATTCCTGCGGCCAGCGACGAATGCCGGGAATCGCCGAGCCGTCCATGGGCTGCAGGCCGACGATCTGGATGTTCGGGTTTTGTTCCTTCAGGTAACGCGAGGTGCCCATGATGGTGCCGGTGGTGCCCATGGAACTCACGAAGTGAGTGATGGTGCCGCCGGTCTGCCGCCAGATTTCCGGGCCGGTGCCGACGTAGTGAGCTTCCGGATTGTCGCCATTGGCAAACTGATCCAGCACCTTGCCACGGCCTTCGGCCTGCATGCGCTCTGCGAGGTCACGCGCGCCTTCCATGCCCTCTTCCTTGCTGACGAGAATCAGCTCGGCGCCATAGGCGGTCATCGCCGCCTTGCGCTCGGCACTGGAGTTGTCGGGCATGATCAGGACCATGCGATAACCCTTGATCGCCGCAGCCATGGCCAGGGCGATGCCGGTGTTTCCGGAGGTGGCTTCGATCAGGGTATCGCCCGGATGGATCTGTCCACGCAGTTCGGCGCGGGTGATCATCGACAGTGCCGGGCGATCCTTCACGGAGCCGGCCGGGTTATTGCCTTCAAGCTTGAGCAGCAACGTGTTGCTGGTGTTCCCGGCCATGCGTTGCAGACGCACCAGCGGGGTGTTGCCGACGCAATCGGCGATGGTTTGATACTGCAGGGTCATGGCGTGTTCGCGATCCAGACGTGCGGGGGTCGCCTATCATACCGGCAATCGCTCCAAGCCCATATCACGCAAAGTGAGTTGGATATGGCGAAAAGGAATAAGGGTGCTGAAATCTCAAGCCGCGCGCACGTCCCACAGAATCGGGGTACAACCCCGACTCAAACAACCGCTTCGAACTCGCGCGCCGGTAGTCGCATGATCATCCGCAACCCGTGCGCCGTGTTCTCGGCCCACAAGTCGCCGCCCTGAAGCCGCAGCGAGTTGCGCGCGATGCTCAGGCCCAGTCCGAAGCCGCCGTCACCCGGTCGAGCGCCATCAAGGCGAATGAAGGGTGCAAAGATCCGTTCCAGGTCGCTGTCGTCGACACCACCGCCCTGGTCTTCCAGCCACAGCAGCCAGTCGTCACCGTCACGCCGCCCGCCAAGACGCACGATGCCTTCGGGCGGTGAGTGACGTATGGCGTTGCGCAGAATGTTTTCCAGCGCCTGTGCCAAGGTGTTGAGATGGCCGCGCACCCAGCATTGGCTGTCCAGGTCGCACACCAACTGACGAGAAGGCCAGCAGCTTTCGAAACAGGCGTTGTCCACCAGCATGTCCCACAAGGCCAGGACCTCGATGTCCTCATCCGGCAGTTTCTCCCGCTCAGCGTCCAGCCAGGCCAAGTGCAAGGTGTCATCCACCAGCCGACGCATGCCTTCGACTTCACGGCTCAAACGTTCGCGCAACTCAGGGAGGCTTTGTTCGCTGTCACACGCCACACGGAGCCGACTCAGGGGAGTGCGCAACTCGTGGGACAGGTCGCGCAGCAACTGTTGCTGAATCTGCACGGTGGACTGCAAGCGGCTGGCCATGTGATCGAATGCCCGGTTGAGCTCGCCCAGTTCGTCCTGACGCGATGTCATTTGCGCTGACAAGCGGTTGGAGAGGCGGTCGGCACGCCAGGCGTTGGCTTGTTCGCGCAGTTGATTGAGCGGACGAATCAGCAAGCGGTACAGCCCCACGCACAACAGCAGGGTGAACAACGCCGGGATCACCACGCTGGTCAGCATCTGCCAGACCAACGCATATCGCCCCGGCTTGAAGCGCTCGGGCAATTCGATGACCAGACTGCCCGCGCTGGGCAGGTCAGGGAATGGAATCTTCAGCCAGGGCATGGTTTTTTGACGCCTGCTCATGGGCCAGTCGACGCCGCGCATGAACGTCAGACGCTGCATCTGACTGTCATCCAGGGGCACGCTGCTCAGCGAATGCAAGTCACGGCCGATCACCCCGACCCAACCCGGTTCCTGAAGACGGATCTCTTGCAGCCAACGGTCTACTCCGCGCTGGCCGCCTGCACGCCAGGCTTGCTCAGCCTCGGCGGCATAACCGTTGAGCACCTGACGGGCATCCGCCGTCAGGTAGGCGTTCTGGGTTTCGACGTAACGGCCCCAGTACCAACTGAGCCCGATCATCAGCAAGCAGAACCCCACCAGCAGGAAGGCCAGTTTCCAGAACAGCGAGTGCCTGCCCGGCAGGCGTGAACGCTGCTCACGCATCCGGTTCGGCTTCCGTCAGCACATAGCCTTTGCCCCACACCGTGCGCACCTGATGCGCTTCGTAGCCGATGGCCTTGAGTTTGCGACGAATCTGGCTGATGTGCATGTCCAGGCTTCGGTCATGCTGCGCGTAGCCACGCTGCAGGACATGCTGATAAAGGAAGGGCTTGCTGAGCACGTCCTCCGGATTGCGCCACAGGGTTTCCAGCAATCGGTATTCGCTGGGCGTCAGCTGCGCAGCCTTGCGACCGAAGCTGACATCGCACAGGCCCTCGTCGAACCGCAGTTCATCCGGGCGTGGCGCGGCGGCTGCAGCGACCGGGGTGTGAAAGCGACGCTCAAGCTCCACCCGACGCAAGATCGCTTCGATACGGACCCGCAATTCATCGACGCTGAAGGGTTTGGGCAGATAATCGTCCGCCCCGTTGCGAAAACCGGTGATGCGATCGGCTTCGGCCCCAAGCGCGGACATCAGAATGATCGGCATCGTATGGCGACGACGCAGGCGGGACAAAATGTCCAGGCCGTTCATGCCCGGCAGCAGGATGTCCATCAGGATCACGTCGAAGGGCTCACGCTGGGCACGTTCCAGTCCTTCCGCACCGTTCTGGCACCAGGTGACGTGGAAACCGCAACGGCCCAGCGAGTCGTGTACAAACGCACCGAGCACGGGATCGTCCTCGATGGCGAGTATGCTGGGGCGGTGAATGATGGCGGGATTCATTGGCGTCTGCGACTGATTCTCAGGACGCGATTATTCAAGATTGCGCGGCTACCGGCAATGGTGACTGATCGACAAGCGTTGTCAGTGTATTCGCTGACCACCATTTAGCCGGGATTAGCCGCGCGCAAGTGGCTACACTGCGCACATCACCAAAGGCGCTTTGCAGCGAAGAACAGGCAACCATGGCGCAGGTCTTGCTAAACGCCCTGTGTACGTGACTCAAGATTGCCGGAGAAAACAGTGTGCTGACCAAACTGGGCATTAAAGGCCGCGTATTGCTGCTGACCCTGCTCCCGGCCTGCCTCATGGCGGCGCTGCTGGGCGGTTATTTCACCTGGATGCAACTTTCGGAGTTGCAGACCCAGTTGCTCAAGCGCGGCGAAATGATCGCCAACGAGCTGGCCCCGCTCTCTGCCACCGCCCTGGCCAGCAGCGACAAGGCGATGCTCGAACGCATCGCAGGCCAGGTGCTGGAACAGGCCGATGTGCGCGCGGTGTCCTTCCTCGACGCTGACCGCAACCCGCTCGCCCACGCGGGTCCGACCATGATCAATCAGCCGCCGGTCGGCAACAGCACGCACATGCTGCAACGCTCCGACAACGACGCCACGCGCTACCTGATGCCCGTGTTCGGGCGCAATCGCCACCTGACCGGCGACGTCGTTCCGGCCGAGGCCGACCGTTTGCTGGGCTGGGTGGAACTGGAACTGTCCCACAGCGGCACGCTGCTGCGCGGCTATCGCAGCCTGTTTGCCAGCCTGATACTGATCGTTGTCGGGCTAGGCCTGACCGCCAGCCTGGCCTTGCGCATGAGCCGCACCATCAACGGCCCCATTGCGCAGATCAAACAGGTCGTGGCCCAACTGAAGGACGGCAATCTGGAAGCCCGCTTGCCGCCGATGGGCAGCAACGAACTGGACGAACTCGCCTCCGGCATCAACCGCATGGCCGCAACCCTGCAGAATGCGCAGGAAGAACTGCAGCACAACATCGAGCAGGCCACCGAAGACGTTCGCCAGAATCTGGAAACCATCGAGATCCAGAACATCGAGCTGGACCTGGCGCGCAAAGAAGCACTGGAAGCCAGCCGGATCAAGTCCGAATTCCTGGCCAACATGAGTCACGAGATTCGCACGCCGCTCAACGGGATTCTTGGCTTCACTCACCTTTTGCAGAAGAGCGAACTGACGCCGCGCCAGCACGACTACCTGGGCACCATCGAAAAATCCGCCGACAGCCTGCTGAGCATCATCAACGAGATCCTCGACTTTTCGAAGATCGAGGCCGGCAAACTGGTGCTCGACGCGATCCCGTTCAACCTGCGCGACCTGCTGCAAGACACCCTGACCATTCTTGCTCCCGCGGCCCACGCCAAGCAGCTGGAGCTGGTGAGCCTGGTCTATCGCGACACGCCGTTGTCGCTGGTGGGCGACCCGCTGCGACTCAAGCAGATCCTCACCAACCTGGTGAGCAATGCCATCAAATTTACCCGTGAAGGCACCATCGTCGCGCGGGCCATGCTCGAAGACGAGCAGGACGACAAGGTCCAGCTGCGCATCAGCGTGCAGGACACCGGCATCGGCCTGTCCAGCCAGGACGTGCGTGCCCTGTTTCAGGCGTTCAGTCAGGCGGACAATTCGCTGTCGCGTCATTCCGGCGGCACCGGCCTGGGGCTGGTGATTTCCAAGCGGCTGATCGAGCAGATGGGTGGCGAGATCGGCGTGGAAAGCACCCCCGGCGAAGGCTCGGAATTCTGGATCAGCGTGACCTTGCCGAAAACCCGCGACGATCTCGAAGACCTGCCTGCCCCTCCGTTGATGGGTCGCCGCGTGGCGGTACTGGAACATCACGACCTGGCGCGTCAGGCACTGGAACACCAACTGGAAGATTGCGGCCTGCAGCCGATGGTGTTCAACAACCTGGAAAACCTGATCAATGGCGTGACCGTGGTGCATCAGACGCCGCACGCCATCGACATGGCCGTGCTGGGTGTCACTGCCCACGAACTGCCACCCGAGCGTCTGCGTCAGCAGATCTGGGACCTTGAGAACCTGGACTGCAAAGTGCTGGTGCTGTGCCCGACGACGGAGCAGGCGCTCTATCAAGTCTCGGTGCCGGACGCTTACAGCCAGTTGCAGGCCAAGCCGGCGTGTACGCGTAAATTGCGCCGCGCGCTGTCGGAACTGATCAACCCCAAGCAGCTGCGCAACGAGGTGCCCGAACCCCTGTCGAGCCGACCGCCGCGGATTCTCTGTGTCGACGACAACCCGGCCAACCTGTTGCTGGTGCAAACGCTGCTCGAAGACATGGGCGCCAAAGTGCTCGCGGTGGACAGCGGCTATGCCGCCGTTCAGGCGGTGCAGGAAGACACCTTCGATCTGGTGTTGATGGACGTGCAGATGCCCGGCATGGACGGGCGCCAGGCCACCGAGGCGATTCGCAGCTGGGAACTGGAACGTCAGGCGACCTCGCTGCCGATCGTCGCCCTCACCGCCCACGCCATGGCCAACGAGAAGCGTGCGCTGCTGCAGAGCGGCATGGACGACTACCTGACCAAGCCGATCAGCGAGCGTCAGCTGGCACAAGTCGTACTGAAATGGACCGGTCTTGCGCTGCGCAATCAGGCGCCGGAGCGCCACCCTGAAATCAGTCAGGGCAGCGTCAATCTTCAAGTGCTGGATCACGAGGAAGGTTTGCGTCTGGCCGCCGGCAAGGCCGATCTGGCCGCCGACATGCTGGCGATGCTGCTGGCGTCACTGGAAACCGACCGCGAGGCCATTCAGGCCGCACGCGAGGCGGGTGATCATGTGGCCCTGATCGAGCGGGTCCATCGCCTGCACGGCGCGACCCGCTACTGTGGCGTGCCACAACTGCGCGCCGCCTGCCAGCGCAGCGAAACCCTGCTCAAACAGGACTCGCCGGACAGCGACAAAGCGCTCAATGATCTGGAGAAAGCGATCACGCGGCTGGAGATCGAGGCGCGGGTGAGTGCGTGATGTGGGTCAGTGCGCCGTCGAGTCGAAATGGATGAATATCCCGTAAGCGCGCTAGCCCGCGATTCGGTGGTGAATCCAAAACATGTGCGTCAGATGTACCGGCCATTCGCGGGCAAGCGCCTGCAACAGTGATGGGTTGACTGCGAGACTTCTAGAAAGGAACCACGATGCGCACCCTCCTCTACAGCAGCCAGACCTACGACCGTGACAGCTTCCTCTCGGCCGATGCGCCCGCTGACATCGAGTTGCACTTCCAGCCTGCACGGCTGACGCTGGACACGGTCGCCCTTGCGGACCAATACCCGGTGGTCTGCGCGTTTATCAATGACGACCTGAGCGCGCCCGTGCTTGAACGCCTGGCGGCGGGCGGCACGAAACTGATCGCGTTGCGCTCGGCGGGTTTTAACCATGTCGACCTGCCGACCGCCCAACGCCTGGGCCTAAGCGTCGTTCGCGTCCCGGCGTACTCACCCCATGCCGTCGCCGAACACGCCGTGGCCTTGATCCTGTCGCTCAATCGCCACCTGCACCGCGCCTACAACCGCACCCGCGATGGGGATTTCACTCTGCACGGGCTGACCGGGTTCGACCTGGTCGGCAAGACCGTGGGTGTGGTCGGCACCGGGCAGATCGGCGCGACCTTCGCGCGGATCATGTCCGGCTTCGGCTGTCAGTTGCTGGCGTATGACCCCTTCCCCAACCCCCAGGTCGAAGCGCTGGGCGCACGGTATCTGCCGCTGGATCAACTGCTGGCCGAGGCGCAGATCGTCAGCCTGCATTGCCCGCTCAACGAGCACACCCGCCATCTGATCAATCAGACGTCGCTGCAGCGCATGCAACGCGGTGCCATGCTGATCAACACCGGTCGCGGCGCGCTGGTCGATACGCCCGCGCTGATCGAGGCGCTGAAGAGCGGGCAATTGGGTTATCTCGGGCTGGACGTGTACGAGGAAGAAGCGCAACTGTTCTTCGAAGATCGCTCGGACCTGCCGTTGCAGGACGACGTGCTCGCACGCCTGCTGACATTTCCCAACGTGGTGGTGACGGCGCATCAGGCCTTCCTGACCAAAGAAGCACTGGGTGCGATTGCGCAGACGACGCTGGATAACATCATGGGTTGGGCAGCGGGGACTCCGCAAAACAGTGTCTGAACCACTGCTCACCCCAACGAACAACCTTCTGTGAACACGGCACCTGTAGGAGCGAATTCATTCGCGAAACATCTTTCAGGCGACGGTAATGTGTCGACTGTACGGACGTCTCGCGAATGAATTCGCTCCCACAGGCGTTCGTATTTAACCTCACGATGCCAACCGGGCCGCCCACCGGCAGCGGGCATCGGCGATCTAAAGTGTTAGCATGCGCGCCTATTTGGAGACCCCCATGGCAGAACACGATTTTCGCTACAGCATGCTCACCCCGCAACACACCCTGATCGAATGCCGCAGCCTGGCCATCGGCCGCTATCAAGTGACCGGCAACGGCGGCTCGATCAAGCACGACGATGTGCTGCTGGTCACCGTCAAAGGCAGCAAAGACCTGTACATGCGCCTGAACGTGGAAAAAGTCCGTCACCTGATCAACCCACCCGGGCAATGGGTGGCCGTCGCCAATGGTCCGGCGTTCACCGAGCTGGCGATCCATCAGTGGAAGGTCAACTGCAACGGGTGCGGCAAAGAGCAGGACATCGAGTTCATGGTCGACGGCAAGGACGGCAAGAAAGCCTTGAAACCTGCCGCCACCGCGCGCATTGCCGAACTGGGCTGGAAAACCGTCGGTGAGCACCACCTGTGCCCGGCCTGCGCGAAAAAAGCCGCATGAAATCGCGTGTGCTGACCGTGCTCGCGGCCGCCGCGCTGGCGGGTTGTGCAACCGACACCGACGCGCTCAAGCGTGATCACGGTTATGTGCTGGAGTGGATTGGCGAACGTCCGCTGATCGACAACAGCCACTTGACGATGACCCTGGGCAACGATGGCCGCGCCTACGGCAATGCGGGGTGTAACCACTGGTTCGCGTCGTACCGGCTGGAAGGCGACAGCCTTAGCTTCGGCCCGGTGGGCAGCACCCGCAAGCTTTGCGCACCGGCATTGATGGAACAGGAACACCGCTTCCTGGACGCCATGGGCCAGGTTCAGCGGTGGGATGTGTCAGAGGTTGAGCAGCTGCAGCTGTGGCCTGCGCAAGGGTTGCCGCTGCGGTTCTGGCCGGAAGAAGACTAAGCCACGTCACTACGCACACTGTAGGAGCGTGGCTGGTGTCTGGGCCGCATCCGGACGATTGCGGCGGATCAGCCGCTCATCTATCGCCTGACACACCGCAATCGCGGGACAAGCCACGCTCCTACAGTTGAAATACGTGGCCAGCCAGCTCAGCCCTTCCCTTTCAACTCCGCCAGTTTCTGGGCGACGCCTGCGGCGGTCTGTTCGCCCATCAACTGCTCACGGACCTTGCCCTTGTCGTCGATGATGTACGTCACCGGCAGCGCCTCGCTCTTGGGCAGGTCGTATTGCTCGGCCGGGTCCTGCGCCAGCACGGTGAACTTGATGCCCAGCGCATTGCTGGCGGTTTTCAGGTCTTCACCCTGCAGGTTGTCGAAATTGACCCCGAACACGCTGACCTTCTGGCCGCTCATCTGCTCGGAGAGTTTGTTCAGTTCCGGGATTTCCGTGCGGCACGGGCCACACCATTCCGCCCAGTAGTTGACCACCAGCCAATGCTTGTCGACGCGGTCGCTGGCGACCTTCTGACCGTTCTGGTCAGTCCCCAGATCCACGCCACACCCGCTGAGCAATACACTCCCGATAAGCGCTAACGCCGCTGCCAACCGCCTTGCCATGATGCTTGTTCCTTTTAGAGAGACGCGACGCAGACCTGATGTTCGTCCGGGTCGTCACCTATGTAGAATAGCCGCCACCTCACGCAAGATGCGACCTGCAAATGACCGATCTGACGCTTTATCACAACCCGCGCTGCTCCAAATCACGTGGCGCGCTGGAATTGCTTGAAGCCCGTGGCCTGACGCCGACTGTCGTGCGTTATCTCGAAACCCCGCCCAATGCTGCCCAATTGCGTGACCTGCTGGGCAAGCTGGGCATCGGTGCGCGCGATCTGCTGCGCACCGGCGAAGACGAATACAAAACCCTGAACCTGGCAGACGCCAGCCTGAGCGACGATGACGTGATCGCCGCCATGGCCGCGCACCCCAAGCTGATCGAGCGCCCGATCCTGGTCGCAAGCAACAACGCCATGATCGGCCGTCCACCGGAGAAGATCCTGGAGATCCTGCCGTGAGCACGCCCTACATTCTGGTTTTGTTCTACAGCCGCAACGGTTCGACCAGTGAAATGGCCCGCCAGATTGCCCGTGGCGTCGAGATGGGCGGCTTGGAAGCGCGCTTGCGCACGGTGCCGGCGATCTCCACCGAGTGCGAAGCGGTGGCGCCGAGCATTCCGGAAACGGGCGCGTTGTACGCCACGCTCGATGATCTGAAGAACTGCTCCGGCCTGGCGCTGGGCAGTCCGACCCGTTTCGGCAACATGGCGGCGCCGCTCAAGTACTTCCTCGACGGCACCAGCAACCTGTGGCTGACGGGTGCCCTGGTCGGTAAACCGGCCAGCGTATTCACCTCAACCGCCAGCCTGCACGGCGGCCAGGAAACCACGCTGATGTCGATGCTGCTGCCGTTGTTGCACCACGGGATGCTGGTTACCGGCCTGCCTTACAGCGAATCGGCATTGATCGAAACCAGCGGCGGCGGCACGCCGTATGGCGCCAGTCATCACGCAGGCGCCGACGGCAAGCGTCCGCTGGATCAGCACGAAACCACGTTGTGCCGCGCGCTGGGTCAGCGTCTGGCCAAGACCGCGTTGCTGCTGGAGCCGTCGCGTGGCTAAACAGCCCAAGGTACTGCCCGCGCTGGAATGGCTGGAACCTCGCGTCCGCTGGAGCCGGGTCGCTGCCTTGCTGTGCTTTTTCGGGCTGATCGCGCTGCTCGCGGTGTATTACCTCGGGTTCGCCGACCTGCACGGCGCCCGTCCCTGGGTGATCCTGTCGATTGAACTGGTGCCGCTTTTGTTGCTCTCACCGGGGATGATCACCGGCAGCGCACGCGGGCATTCGTGGACCTGTTTCGTGGTGAACCTGTACTTCATCAAGGGTGCGCTGGCGGCCTATGACCCGAACCGCGCGTGGTTTGGCGTGCTGGAAATGCTGGCGAGCCTGGCGGTATTCACCAGCGCGCTGCTGTACGTGCGCTGGCGGTTTCAGTATAACCGCAAGCTGGCCGGCGAAGGCGCCTGACACGTAGCTCTCAACTGTATCGCCGCCCCCCTGTGGGAGCGAGCTTGCTCGCGAAAGGGCCGTGTCTGGCAAAGAAAATGTAATGGGTGCAAGGCCGTCTTCGCGAGCAAGCTCGCTCCCACAGGTCGTGTGTTGCACCTGAAATCTGTTTTTGGAGAGGGCATGCAAGACTACAAATGGCTCAATGAATACTGTTTGAATCGCTTTGGTTCCGCCGCCGCCCTCGAGGCGCATCTGCCGACTCCCGCCACGTCAAAACAGCTCAAGGCCCTGAGCGACGACCGTTATCTGTCGACCATGGCCCTGCGGGTGTTTCGTGCAGGGCTGAAGCACAGCCTGGTGGACGCCAAGTGGCCGGCCTTCGAGCAGGTGTTCTTTGGCTTCGATCCGGAAAAGGTCGTGCTCATGGGCGCCGATCATCTGGAGCGTCTGATGCAGGACGCACGAATCATTCGTCATCTGGGCAAACTCAAGAGCGTGCCGCGCAACGCGCAGTTGATCCTCGACATCGCTCATGAACACGGCAGCTTCGGCAACTTCATCGCCGACTGGCCGGTGACCGACATCGTCGGGCTGTGGCGTTATCTGTTCAAACACGGCAATCAGATGGGCGGACTCTCGGCCGCGCGCTTCCTGCGCATGGTCGGCAAAGACACGTTTATCCCCAGCTACGATGTCGTGGCAGCCCTCAACGCGCAGAACATCGTCGATAAAGTGCCGAGCAGCCAACGAGATCAGGCAGCCGTGCAAGCCGCATTCAACCAGTGGCACGCCGAAAGCGGCCGCCCGTTGTGCCAGATTTCGATGATGCTGTCGTACACGGTCAACCACTGATCTTTTTTTCGTCAGGCAGCGGCGACATCAGATGTAACAAATCGAAGGTCGTATACAATATCCGCTATTCGTCCCTTGCCTGAGTCGCTCGCGTGCCCTTTCTTCTTCCTGACGCCCCCAACCTTGGTGTCGCACCGTCTGCGTCCGAGGTGATTTCAAAGTACCTGCGTGAGTCGATCATTTCCGGCCAGTTCGCCGAAGATGAGCCGATTCGCCAGGACGACATCGCCCGTGTATTCAACGTCAGCAAGATCCCTGTGCGTGAAGCTTTGAAGCGCCTGGAGGCCGAAGGGCTGGTGCAGTTCCAGCGCAACAAGGGTGCAGTGGTCACGCGGATCTCCGAACCGGAACTGGCGCAGATCTTCGAAGTGCGCGTGTTGCTGGAGGTTCAGGCCATTCGGCTGGCCGTGCCGCGGATGACCCAGGCGCAGATCGATCAGGCCACGGCCATCTGCGACGAGTTCGTCGGTGATGACGACATCGGACGCTGGGCAGAGCTGAACTGGGCGTTTCACACCTGCCTCTACGAAGCGGCGCAACGGCCGTTTCTGCTGAACATGATTCGCTCGATCCACGACAAGGTCGAACGTTACCTGCGCGTGCAGATGAGCTTCGACGAGGGCAAGGAACGCGCAGACCAGGAACACCGCGAGATCCTCAACGCCTGTGCCGATCGTGACGTGGACAAAGCCGCGGAACTGATCGAACACCACATCATCGGCGTCTGCCGCGCGCTCTACGCGCACCTTCCCAACGCGGCGCTCAGCGAAATCTGAGTCAGCCGCGACTGTGCCGATTTCGTCATTTTCACCGGCGAAATCGGTCAAGACCCTGCCGTGCTTTAGCGCCAATCTGGATGCCAGTCCTCATCACTCTCCGGGACTCGACGGGCAACACATAACCTGTGGGAGTCAG
Proteins encoded:
- the rlmD gene encoding 23S rRNA (uracil(1939)-C(5))-methyltransferase RlmD, which encodes MAKRDKSLRFQPSGGTRTTQVPTGKKQRLTIERLSNDGRGIGFVEGRTWFVAGSLAGEEVEARVLGAHGKVVEARTERVFTASPLRRPAPCPHFGRCGGCSVQQMPHDEQLALKQRMLAEQYSRVAGVEPDEWAAPLTGDEFAYRRRARVAVRWDARGKRLDVGFRAASSQDIIAIDQCPVLVQALQPIMTALPEMLRRLSKPQALGHVELFSGSANAVLLRHTAPLADKDLDILKAFCDTHDAQLWLHGESGPQPVDASAQLGFRLEPWNLELAYRPGDFVQVNAQVNTAMIRQALEWLAPRPDERVLDLFCGLGNFALPLAQIAREVVAVEGVETMVQRATDNAISNDLHNVKFFQADLSQPLDKAPWVAEGFRAVLLDPPRDGAFEVVGKLKSLGAERLLYVSCNPATLARDTVELIKQGYRLKRAGILDMFPQTAHVEAMALFEASK
- the cysM gene encoding cysteine synthase CysM, which gives rise to MTLQYQTIADCVGNTPLVRLQRMAGNTSNTLLLKLEGNNPAGSVKDRPALSMITRAELRGQIHPGDTLIEATSGNTGIALAMAAAIKGYRMVLIMPDNSSAERKAAMTAYGAELILVSKEEGMEGARDLAERMQAEGRGKVLDQFANGDNPEAHYVGTGPEIWRQTGGTITHFVSSMGTTGTIMGTSRYLKEQNPNIQIVGLQPMDGSAIPGIRRWPQEYLPKIYQAERVDRIMDMAQSEAEDVMRRLAREEGIFCGVSSGGSVAGMLRLSREVENAVMVAIICDRGDRYLSTGVYDAPN
- a CDS encoding sensor histidine kinase, which translates into the protein MREQRSRLPGRHSLFWKLAFLLVGFCLLMIGLSWYWGRYVETQNAYLTADARQVLNGYAAEAEQAWRAGGQRGVDRWLQEIRLQEPGWVGVIGRDLHSLSSVPLDDSQMQRLTFMRGVDWPMSRRQKTMPWLKIPFPDLPSAGSLVIELPERFKPGRYALVWQMLTSVVIPALFTLLLCVGLYRLLIRPLNQLREQANAWRADRLSNRLSAQMTSRQDELGELNRAFDHMASRLQSTVQIQQQLLRDLSHELRTPLSRLRVACDSEQSLPELRERLSREVEGMRRLVDDTLHLAWLDAEREKLPDEDIEVLALWDMLVDNACFESCWPSRQLVCDLDSQCWVRGHLNTLAQALENILRNAIRHSPPEGIVRLGGRRDGDDWLLWLEDQGGGVDDSDLERIFAPFIRLDGARPGDGGFGLGLSIARNSLRLQGGDLWAENTAHGLRMIMRLPAREFEAVV
- a CDS encoding response regulator transcription factor; translated protein: MNPAIIHRPSILAIEDDPVLGAFVHDSLGRCGFHVTWCQNGAEGLERAQREPFDVILMDILLPGMNGLDILSRLRRRHTMPIILMSALGAEADRITGFRNGADDYLPKPFSVDELRVRIEAILRRVELERRFHTPVAAAAAPRPDELRFDEGLCDVSFGRKAAQLTPSEYRLLETLWRNPEDVLSKPFLYQHVLQRGYAQHDRSLDMHISQIRRKLKAIGYEAHQVRTVWGKGYVLTEAEPDA
- a CDS encoding response regulator; this encodes MLTKLGIKGRVLLLTLLPACLMAALLGGYFTWMQLSELQTQLLKRGEMIANELAPLSATALASSDKAMLERIAGQVLEQADVRAVSFLDADRNPLAHAGPTMINQPPVGNSTHMLQRSDNDATRYLMPVFGRNRHLTGDVVPAEADRLLGWVELELSHSGTLLRGYRSLFASLILIVVGLGLTASLALRMSRTINGPIAQIKQVVAQLKDGNLEARLPPMGSNELDELASGINRMAATLQNAQEELQHNIEQATEDVRQNLETIEIQNIELDLARKEALEASRIKSEFLANMSHEIRTPLNGILGFTHLLQKSELTPRQHDYLGTIEKSADSLLSIINEILDFSKIEAGKLVLDAIPFNLRDLLQDTLTILAPAAHAKQLELVSLVYRDTPLSLVGDPLRLKQILTNLVSNAIKFTREGTIVARAMLEDEQDDKVQLRISVQDTGIGLSSQDVRALFQAFSQADNSLSRHSGGTGLGLVISKRLIEQMGGEIGVESTPGEGSEFWISVTLPKTRDDLEDLPAPPLMGRRVAVLEHHDLARQALEHQLEDCGLQPMVFNNLENLINGVTVVHQTPHAIDMAVLGVTAHELPPERLRQQIWDLENLDCKVLVLCPTTEQALYQVSVPDAYSQLQAKPACTRKLRRALSELINPKQLRNEVPEPLSSRPPRILCVDDNPANLLLVQTLLEDMGAKVLAVDSGYAAVQAVQEDTFDLVLMDVQMPGMDGRQATEAIRSWELERQATSLPIVALTAHAMANEKRALLQSGMDDYLTKPISERQLAQVVLKWTGLALRNQAPERHPEISQGSVNLQVLDHEEGLRLAAGKADLAADMLAMLLASLETDREAIQAAREAGDHVALIERVHRLHGATRYCGVPQLRAACQRSETLLKQDSPDSDKALNDLEKAITRLEIEARVSA
- a CDS encoding 2-hydroxyacid dehydrogenase codes for the protein MRTLLYSSQTYDRDSFLSADAPADIELHFQPARLTLDTVALADQYPVVCAFINDDLSAPVLERLAAGGTKLIALRSAGFNHVDLPTAQRLGLSVVRVPAYSPHAVAEHAVALILSLNRHLHRAYNRTRDGDFTLHGLTGFDLVGKTVGVVGTGQIGATFARIMSGFGCQLLAYDPFPNPQVEALGARYLPLDQLLAEAQIVSLHCPLNEHTRHLINQTSLQRMQRGAMLINTGRGALVDTPALIEALKSGQLGYLGLDVYEEEAQLFFEDRSDLPLQDDVLARLLTFPNVVVTAHQAFLTKEALGAIAQTTLDNIMGWAAGTPQNSV